Genomic window (Ureibacillus composti):
CCATTAGTTCCCTTGAACAAGGTTATACTTCTTATACGCCAAACGCAGGTTTATTAGAGTTACGTGAGGAAATCGCAAATTATATGCGAGATCGGTTTAATGTTGAATATTCACCAGTAACAGATATCATTGTAACCGTTGGGGCAAGTTCTGCAATTGATCTTGCCATGCGAACAATCCTAGACCCAGGTGATGAAGTCATTATTGTAGAACCATGCTTTGTTTCTTATGTTCCTACGGTTGAATTGGCTGGTGGAGTAGCTATTCAAGTTCAAGCATTAAAAGAAAATGAATTTAAAATACTACCAAGTCAAATAGAAAAAGTTATTACGAACAAAACAAAGGCCATTATGCTTTGTTCCCCTAATAATCCGACTGGTACAATGTTAAGTAAAAGCGAATTAGAAGGAATAGCTGATTTAGCGAAAAAGAATGATTTATTAATTATTGCCGATGAAATTTATGCTGAGCTTTCGTACGATGAAGAGTATACAAGTATGGCTGCCATTGAAGGCATGCACGAAAGAACAATTTTAGTTAATGGGTTCTCAAAAGGTTTTGCTATGACAGGTTGGAGACTTGGCTTTGTTTGTGCGCCTCCTGAGATTTCAAGTGCCATGTTAAAAATCCATCAATACGCTTTGATGTGTGCCTCTACAATGTCTCAATATGCTGCCATTGAAGCACTAAAAAATGGTCGTCCAGATGTAGATGAAATGGTTAAGAGCTATCGTAGACGTCGAAATTATATTGTTCAATCCTTTAATGAGATTGGTTTAGAATGTCATGTCCCTGGTGGTGCATTTTATGCCTTTCCTTCCATTACATCAACAGGATTAACTTCGCAACAGTTTGCTGAACAATTGTTGATGAAAGAAGGGGTAGCAGTTGTCCCTGGAGACGTATTTGGTGAAAGTGGTGAAGGCCATATCCGCTGTTCTTATGCTTCTTCTTTAGAACAATTGTCAGAAGCCGTTAAAAGAATTAAACGCTTTATTGATCATTTAGACGAGGAACGTTAATTCACCTTGAAAGAATCTTTAGACTGCCTTTGGATACATCATAGGCGGTCTTTTTTTCTTATTATCCGGATTATCATAAACGCAAAAGAACGGACCTCCTTATTAGAGATCCGTTCTTAATTCAATCCGCGTAATATCTATTACACTATATTTAGCGATTTTCTTCTTCGTCTCCCCAGCACTCAACTTCCCCAATATTCGGAACGTTTTTCTTGTAGAACACAGGGTCTTTCCCCTTTTTACGCTGGTCTATGTAATCATTGATCACTGGTTTTGCTACTTTCCAAAGCATTAATATAGCGAGTAAGTTAATAATCGCCATGATTGCCATAAATAAGTCGGCTAAATCCCATACAACCTGTACTTTTGCTACAGAGCCAAACATTACAAAAGCAACTACTAAAATTCGAAATACTAGTAAGATAGTTTTTGATTCTTTAATAAACTCAATATTCGTTTCGCCGTAGTAGTAGTTACCAATAACCGTACTATATGCAAATAAGAAGACTGCAATTGCTAAAAAGATACCAGCCCATTCACCTAAGTTACCTACTAATGATGCTTGAGTTAAATTAACTGAAGCGGCATCCGATTGAAGATATGCATCACTTAGTAATACGATAGCTGCAGTTGAAGTACAAACAAGTAAAGTATCAATAAATACTCCTAATGTTTGAATTAACCCCTGTTTTACCGGATGAGATACCGCTGCAGTGGCTGCTGCATTCGGTGCTGAACCAATACCCGCTTCATTCGAGAATAGACCACGTTTAATTCCATTCATAATGGCTGCACCTAACATACCAGCAAATGCTTCTTCAAATCCAAATGCTGATTTTATTATTAAAATTAAAATATTAGGTATCTCGGAAATATTTAAGATTACTACCATCAATGCAATTGCAATATAGGCAATCGCCATAACCGGTACAATAATTTGAGTAACACTAACAATTCGTTTTAATCCACCAAACACTATAATTCCTGTTAATATAGATAAGATAATTCCAACGATAACTCGATCTGTACCAAAGCTTTCTTTAAAAGCAATTGTAATAGTGTTGGCTTGTACAGCGTTAAAAACAAAACCGTAAGTTAACGTAATTACAACCGCAAAAAGAATACCCATCCATCTTTTCTTTAATCCCTTTTCCATATAATAGGCCGGGCCACCACGATACAAACTACCGTCTTTTACTTTATAAACTTGGGCCAAAGTACTTTCAATTAATGCTGATGCCCCTCCAATTAATGCAACCATCCACATCCAAAATACAGCACCTGGACCTCCTAGGGCAATAGCCGTTGCAACACCTGCTATGTTTCCTGTTCCGATTCGAGAAGCAGCCGAAATCGTAAAGGCTTGGAAGGACGATACTCCTTTTTTTCCTGATTGATCGTTTGAGGATTTTTCCGTTAGAAGTTTAAACATATCCGGAATTAACCTAAATTGTATAAACTTTGTTTTAATTGTAAAGAACACACCTACTACAACTAATAAAACAATTAATAAATATGAGTACATAAAAGTATTTACACTTTGTAATGAACTTTCGAACCAATTCATCAAATTCCCCCTCGTGATGTTCTGTATTTCTCTGTTATGTATGGTATATATATATTGATTGTTATTTTATATATAATTTTTGATGAAAAAAGTTTCACTCCCCCTAAACTCTTTTTAGAATTATCGTACAATTTCGAGAAATTAATTGCATTTTGGACAACAACATGAATTATAACAGCATAACATTTGACAAGTAAACAACTTTTGTTACAAAAATGTGAATAGAATTTTCCACACAAAAAAAAACGGATTCCACACAAGAATCCGTTCATAATTACAACTATCAGGTTATTAATACCTAAGGCACAATCAGTTTAGTAAAAACTAATAAACTACTGTTCTTATTTTATTTACTCGCGGTATTTCAGTGTTAGTCCTTTTAAGAAGTTTCTCGTAAAGTTGTCACCACATTCTTTGTAATTTCGATGGTCTGCTTTACGTAAAATAGCGCCCAATTCCCCTTTTGTAACAATTAAACCAGCATCGTAGAAAATATCAATCATATCTTCAGAAGTTAAGCTTAAAGCTACTTTTACTCTCTTTAAAAATAAATTATTAGGCGTATCTTTCTTTGTAGGCGTTTGTACTGGGGCTTGTCCTGGTTTAGGATCTTGCTTACCTCGTTTAAAAGTCACAAAACCATTTAAAAATGACTCAAGCATTTCGTAATCACATGGAGTAAATTCATCAGTTGGTGTTAAATCGATTTCTCCATCTTCATTTTCTTTTGGTTTTGAAAGAACTTTCCGCACCTCTTCTTTTGCTAAATTCATACCGCCTAAGCGAAAAATCTCTACCATATCTGTATCTTTAATATCAAGCGCATATCTTAGTCGAATTAATAAATCATTATTTATCACAATATCTCTCCTTCTTAATTACTAGATCTCACCGTTTCCAAACATAAACCCATTTGATATTATCACAAGTTGTAGTTAAATGTTTTCTCTTACATATCAAGCATTTCCCCTAAATTCTTTCTATACTCCACTAATAAGGTAAGTCCTTAATTTTTTCCACATTTTAAAAATCCATTCTATGCTCTATGTATTTTATTAATGGAACCAATTTACTAATAAGCGCTTTTGTTATAGGACTTATCTCAAATTAAGTGTAGGTTTGTAATTAAACACTGCTTATTGCACTGCTCTATGATTAAGTAGTATCCCCAATTTCGATTAATCATATTTTATCTATTTTTCATTAATCAATTTAGATTAATCCAATTTCATCCATAACACAATAGCAACTTAAAAACCCCATTTTGCATATGCAAATCATTCGTTCCAACAGTTATTGATGACCATTGCTATTGAAACTTTATATTAACCTCTAGTCCCTCTAACTTACATGATGAATTTTAAAAAAGAAAAAAGGAAATCAATCATTTTGCAAAGATTGATTCCCTTTATCATTAGAACACACTTAATTTATACTGTTCAGATATGCGTTGTAAAAAATCCATGCCCTTTACACTATTTCCAATCTTGTCAATCATCGGGCTAAATACGGCAATTCCAATACGTCCATCTAATTGCTCAATTTGTCCATTTTGGACGGAACATAGAACGCCTCCTGAAACACCACTTTTCATTGGAAACCCGATTGTTGCAGCATATTTCCCTGAAGCATTATATAAGCCACATGTCATCATTAGTGCTTTTGAAAATAAAGCTGTTTTACGTGAGATTAATTTTTTATTTTCAGCAAATACATACCCATCACTCGCCAAAAACAATCCGAATTTCGCTAAGTCCTCTGTTGAAATTTCAATTGAGCAGAGCTGAAGATAGGTTTCAAGTGCTTCATCAACTGTTCCTACAAGATAGTCATTTGCTTTTAAATAATTTGCAATTGCCCGGTTACGATAGGCTGTTTCCATTTCAGATTGGAAAACCTCTATATTTATTGAATGTTCATGTCCTGTTACTTGCGCTAATAAATCTGTTACCGCTTTAACTCGCATTTCAACATTTTTTCCAGGTAATAATGATGCAACAGTAATTGCTCCAGCATTAATCATTGGATTAAATGGCTTTCCTTTTTCGGTAACTTCTAATCTAACAATTGAATTAAATGGATCGCCTGTTGGCTCTACATCAACTTTTGCAAGAACTTGATCGAGCCCTAAATGTTCTGCTGCAACAATAAAGCTTAAAACCTTTGATATGCTCTGTAACGTAAATAAATAATCATTATCCCCAAATTTTAATGCTCTCCCATTTCCATCTATTAAGCAAGCAGCAAACATTTCTTTTGATTGGTTAGCTAATGCGGGAATATAAGAGGCTAAATGTCCCTCATATGAACCATTTTTCACTTTTTCAACAATTGATTGAATCACTCTTTTCACCTCGGGTCGTTGTATTCTCGTTTAAAAGGGGACGTCTAAAATTACTTTTCAGACGCCCCACTTTGCTCATTTATTCTGCTGGTATTAGTGAAATATACTTTTCACCATTTAAACGTGTTTCTAGTTCTTGTTTAGCTTCCTTAATAATTGATGGATTTTCCATACAATTAATCGCTGTTCTTGCCATAATCTCTGCTGCATAAAGCATCCCTTTATGGGCAATTGAAGTATTCCCTACTGTAACTACTTGCCATGTATGAAGAGGCGTTCCTAAAACCAATCCTGCTGTTGTACATTGTACAGTTGGTGTAATCCAGCTCACATCGCCAACATCCGTTGAACCATACAAAACCGCCTCAGGAGCCATTGGTGTTACAAAGTTTGTTAAACGCTTGTCCCCTAACTCTTCCTTTTGTTCTGGTGTCAGAATTTTATGAGCTGTTGCTTTACTTTCTGAATCTAATGTTTCAAAAATCTTTTCAGCGAACTGAAGTTCCTTGTCATTAAATTGAAGTGGAGCTGCTTCAGCAAATTGAGCCTGCATCACTTTTGCAAGTGTCTCATTTGGAATTAAATCAGAAGCTGTTCCTTGGAACTGTTCTTCAAAAGTCGTTTCTGTCATTAACGCGGCGCCTTCTGCAATCTTTTGTATACGTTTATGGATTTGAACGACTTGTTCTTTTTTGGGTGCACGTATTAGGTAAGAAACCTCTGCATAAGGTTGAACAACGTTTGGTGATGTTCCACCTGTATGAGTCACAGCATAATGAACTCGTGCTTCTTGTATAATATGTTCACGTAAATAGTTCACACCTACATTCATAAGCTCTACAGCATCCAATGCACTTCGTCCAAGATGTGGTGCTGCAGCTGCATGGGCACTTCTTCCTTTAAACTTAAAAACAGCTGCATAGTTTGCTAATGATGTGAAATTAAATGTGGAGTTAAAGAAGTTCGGGTGCCATGAGATGGCCATATCCACATCGTCAAAAATACCTTGTGTAGCCATATGCGCTTTACCCGATCCATTTTCCTCAGCTGGACATCCATAAAAACGAATTGTAAATGGCGCATTTGTTTCTTCTATATATGCCTTCGCCGCAACTGCAGCGGCAAAAGCACCTACACCAAGAAGGTTATGTCCACAACCGTGACCAGCTCCACCTTCTTGAATAGGACTGTATTCTGCTTTTCCGCCTTCCTGACTTAAGTAAGGCAGTGCATCATACTCTCCTAAAAATGCAATCACTGTTGGACCATCACCGAAGCTTCCCATAATAGCAGTTTCCAAATTCGCGATATTTTTCTCGACGTTAAAGCCTTCAGCTAGAAGTGCTTCCTCCATTGCTTGAACAGCAAATTTTTCTTGGAAATGTAATTCAGGGTGTTCCCAGATTTGATCACTTATAGATGTAAAGAAACGTTTCTTTTCATCTAATAATGCCTTTACATTGAATTCTTTCAATCCCCTCATGCTGAATGCCCCCCTATATTCTCGTCTTTTTTGACAATCGATAGAATCGCAATCACACAGACAATTGAAATCGCAACTAGCAACCAGACAGCCGCATTATATGAACCATCAAATACATCAACCATAAATCCAATAAGTGTTGGTGTTACAAAACCTGCAATCTGTCCGCCCGTATTTGCCATACCCATCGCTGAACCAGCGTATTCTGCAGGGATTTTCTTTAAAATAAAGGACGGAAGTAGTAAAACAACGAATGTCATAACAAACGTCACAATACATTGGTAGATGATAAATAAAGTGATTGAATTTGCATTAAACATAAGAAGTAAAAATACCGCTAATAAAAGTGCAAAAAAAGCACCTATATATTTTGAAATTTTTAAATCAATTTTATCAATGATGTACCCACTAAAAAACATGGATAAAA
Coding sequences:
- a CDS encoding DUF1456 family protein; this encodes MINNDLLIRLRYALDIKDTDMVEIFRLGGMNLAKEEVRKVLSKPKENEDGEIDLTPTDEFTPCDYEMLESFLNGFVTFKRGKQDPKPGQAPVQTPTKKDTPNNLFLKRVKVALSLTSEDMIDIFYDAGLIVTKGELGAILRKADHRNYKECGDNFTRNFLKGLTLKYRE
- a CDS encoding amidohydrolase codes for the protein MRGLKEFNVKALLDEKKRFFTSISDQIWEHPELHFQEKFAVQAMEEALLAEGFNVEKNIANLETAIMGSFGDGPTVIAFLGEYDALPYLSQEGGKAEYSPIQEGGAGHGCGHNLLGVGAFAAAVAAKAYIEETNAPFTIRFYGCPAEENGSGKAHMATQGIFDDVDMAISWHPNFFNSTFNFTSLANYAAVFKFKGRSAHAAAAPHLGRSALDAVELMNVGVNYLREHIIQEARVHYAVTHTGGTSPNVVQPYAEVSYLIRAPKKEQVVQIHKRIQKIAEGAALMTETTFEEQFQGTASDLIPNETLAKVMQAQFAEAAPLQFNDKELQFAEKIFETLDSESKATAHKILTPEQKEELGDKRLTNFVTPMAPEAVLYGSTDVGDVSWITPTVQCTTAGLVLGTPLHTWQVVTVGNTSIAHKGMLYAAEIMARTAINCMENPSIIKEAKQELETRLNGEKYISLIPAE
- a CDS encoding aminotransferase; translated protein: MESTKSPYVSKLANDLKPSGIRRFFDLAAGMEGVISLGVGEPDFVTPWHVREAAISSLEQGYTSYTPNAGLLELREEIANYMRDRFNVEYSPVTDIIVTVGASSAIDLAMRTILDPGDEVIIVEPCFVSYVPTVELAGGVAIQVQALKENEFKILPSQIEKVITNKTKAIMLCSPNNPTGTMLSKSELEGIADLAKKNDLLIIADEIYAELSYDEEYTSMAAIEGMHERTILVNGFSKGFAMTGWRLGFVCAPPEISSAMLKIHQYALMCASTMSQYAAIEALKNGRPDVDEMVKSYRRRRNYIVQSFNEIGLECHVPGGAFYAFPSITSTGLTSQQFAEQLLMKEGVAVVPGDVFGESGEGHIRCSYASSLEQLSEAVKRIKRFIDHLDEER
- a CDS encoding alanine/glycine:cation symporter family protein, translated to MNWFESSLQSVNTFMYSYLLIVLLVVVGVFFTIKTKFIQFRLIPDMFKLLTEKSSNDQSGKKGVSSFQAFTISAASRIGTGNIAGVATAIALGGPGAVFWMWMVALIGGASALIESTLAQVYKVKDGSLYRGGPAYYMEKGLKKRWMGILFAVVITLTYGFVFNAVQANTITIAFKESFGTDRVIVGIILSILTGIIVFGGLKRIVSVTQIIVPVMAIAYIAIALMVVILNISEIPNILILIIKSAFGFEEAFAGMLGAAIMNGIKRGLFSNEAGIGSAPNAAATAAVSHPVKQGLIQTLGVFIDTLLVCTSTAAIVLLSDAYLQSDAASVNLTQASLVGNLGEWAGIFLAIAVFLFAYSTVIGNYYYGETNIEFIKESKTILLVFRILVVAFVMFGSVAKVQVVWDLADLFMAIMAIINLLAILMLWKVAKPVINDYIDQRKKGKDPVFYKKNVPNIGEVECWGDEEENR
- the glsA gene encoding glutaminase A, giving the protein MIQSIVEKVKNGSYEGHLASYIPALANQSKEMFAACLIDGNGRALKFGDNDYLFTLQSISKVLSFIVAAEHLGLDQVLAKVDVEPTGDPFNSIVRLEVTEKGKPFNPMINAGAITVASLLPGKNVEMRVKAVTDLLAQVTGHEHSINIEVFQSEMETAYRNRAIANYLKANDYLVGTVDEALETYLQLCSIEISTEDLAKFGLFLASDGYVFAENKKLISRKTALFSKALMMTCGLYNASGKYAATIGFPMKSGVSGGVLCSVQNGQIEQLDGRIGIAVFSPMIDKIGNSVKGMDFLQRISEQYKLSVF